The Passer domesticus isolate bPasDom1 chromosome 15, bPasDom1.hap1, whole genome shotgun sequence nucleotide sequence GTGTGTGAAAGCTGGGGCCGtgcaggctgggctggtggGATGAAGGAGACCAGTGCCCACCTCAAGGGATGCGCTGGCTGCAcgtgctgcctcctcctcctctgcttcccCTTGTTCTGCTCCTGAGCCAGGGGATGCACCCCCTGGGAAATACCCATGTCTGGGTCCTTTAAACGTGATCTTACCCCAAAaggcactgctgccactggTGGAGTGACCTGAGATGCACCTGCTCTCCTGTGCCCTGCCTTGCTTTAGCACCCCCTCCATGGACACCGTGGCCCTTCCCACCATTACGGGGCCGTGGCAGCCCCTTGGCTCGCTGGGGGATGGTGGACTGGGCACGGTGGGTAAGGTCTGGGCCCTGCTGCTTGTCCCTAGATGCCAGCGTGCCCAACGTGCAGGTGACAAAGCTGACGCTGATGTGCGAGCAGGCGCCAGGGCCCATCACCATGGACCTGACAggtgagccctggggacacccgggggaggaggaggaggagggggaggaggaaggggcaCCGGGCTGATGGACCACCTGCCTGTGCAGGAGACCTGGAGGAGCTGAGAGGCCGGGCCTTTGTGCTGAAGGAGGGGGTGGACTACAGAGTGAAGGTGTCCTTCAAGGTGAGGCGAGTGCGTGGTGCCCTGTGCCACTGGCTGGGCATGGCCCCGCTGCCCTCACACCATGGTCCCCACCCTACGGGCTCCTTGTTACTCTGGGACCCTGCCCCAAGGGTCCCTCTTGCCACCCATGGgcccctgcctgtcccagggTCTCTGCCTTGGCACATCTGCTTGCACCCTTTATCCCTGGGGTCTGTGCCCCTCTGGGGTCTCTGCCCACCCTGAGTTCCCTCCTGGGTCACTGGCACCTTGGGAGTCCTTGCTGTCCCTGGTGTGACAGCCACCCCATGGTTCCTGCCACCCCAGAGTCCTTGCTTCCCCCGGAgatcccagcagtgctgcctaTCCAAGGGTTTCCTAGAGGTCCCTGCCCCTCCTGAGGGGGATCCCTTCCATCTCTGAGTTCCTGCCAGCGTGGGGTCCCTGCCACCTCTGATGATGCTGGATTCTGACAAGGGGCTGGATCCTGGAGGAGGCGGATGTCAGGATGCCAGGGGACTGTCCCCATGGGGCAGTCCCCAATCCCCGCTGCCTTCTGCCCGCAGGTGAACAGGGAGATCGTCTGCGGGCTGCGCTGCCTGCACCTCACCTACCGCCGGGGCCGGCCCGgtgagcggggctgggggctgggggcgggggcTGGGGGACCCCCGGCCGCCCTGGCCCCACTCACCCGTCCCTCGTGTCCCCTCCTGGCCCAGTGGATCGCGACGTTTTCATGGTGGGCAGCTACGCGCCGCGGGCCGAGGAGTACGAGGTGGTGACGCCGGCGGAGGAGGCGCCGCGGGGGTGGCTGGCGCGGGGCTGCTACCGCGTCCGCTCCCTCGTCACCGACGACGACAAGACCGAGCACCTCTCCTGGGAGTGGGGCCTGTGCATAAAGAAGGCTTGGGAGGACTGAgcccgcccgcagcccggcTCCCCCCGCCGGCCCGGGGACGCGGTGCCGCCGGCCCGGGGAGCCctgggcggccccgccgcgcctgCCCCGGTCGCGAGAAGGGTGGAGGGGGGTCCCTTAGCGAGTGAGAGCCCGTGGTCGTGGTCTTCGCAAccaaagttatttttaattgctctttttttttaaatctcgaCGCCCGCCTGATCCTCACGGCGTCCCCCATcgctggggccggggctgtgaCCCTGCCGTGGTGGTGCCGTGTCCGGTGCCCGCCCGCTCGCAGGCTGTGCTCTTCCATCGCCATTAAACCCTACAGACTGGTCTCTTACTGGTGTGTCTGTGTCCCCACCGCCCGTGCCTGTCCCTcgctccctgtccccatcccgctGCCGGGCCACGTCTCCCTGCGTCTGGAAAACGCCACCTGGTCCCGCTGCCTTATCGGGGCCGGGCAGCCAGTAGCGGAGGGCCACGAGCCCCAGGGGAGCGGCACAACCCGCCCCCAGGTCCCTTATCTTCGTCCTCCCCCCTGGACAGCATCTCCAGCGCCGGCACCATGCGCGGCTGCGGGTCCCGGCTGGTTTGGCTGCTGGTGCTGTCGCTGGCCTGGCTGGGCCCGGCTTTGGGGGGcgaggatgaggatgaagaggtgatagaagatgaggagaaggagaagcaaGAGGATGAAGTGCTGTCAGATGagatcaaggaggaggacaatGTCCTGGTGCTCCATGAGCACAACTTTGCCCGTGCCCTGAGCGagcaccagctgctgctggtggagtTCTGTGAGTGCCCCAccgtggcagggctgtgggcagggcagaTGTGGGGTAGGGACACAGGAGGGACGCTAggtggggtgggcaggggcaaGGCTGTGGGACAGAGGAGCAAGAGCACGGGCCATGTGACGGGGCATGGGATGGGGATGACACGCGGAGCAGGGACACGGCAGAGCATGGTGAGGGGTGTGTAGCTTGGCGTGGGACACAAGACAGGGACACGTGTGGGTGTGGGACAGGGGCACAAGCTGGGGCCCAGTGGGCTCACGCAgccactgggctgtccccacACCTGTCCCCATTTTCAGTGCTGTCCCCTGCCCACAGACGCGCCGTGGTGTGGGCACTGCCAGCGCCTGGCTCCTGCCTTTGCCCAGGCAGCCACTGAGCTGAGGAacgagtccagcccagcccggctggGCAAGGTGGATGCCacggcacagacagccctggccACCGAGTTCGGCATCACCTCCTACCCCACGCTCAAGCTCTTC carries:
- the ARHGDIG gene encoding rho GDP-dissociation inhibitor 3: MLGLDVCEAGGQLLELLWLALCYRDIMADKEGVTLSLKEEEEDADVALAYKTPEKKSLREIQELDPGDESLRKYKQALLGAIPAAVDASVPNVQVTKLTLMCEQAPGPITMDLTGDLEELRGRAFVLKEGVDYRVKVSFKVNREIVCGLRCLHLTYRRGRPVDRDVFMVGSYAPRAEEYEVVTPAEEAPRGWLARGCYRVRSLVTDDDKTEHLSWEWGLCIKKAWED